The following proteins are encoded in a genomic region of Haloarcula marina:
- a CDS encoding RimK family alpha-L-glutamate ligase, which translates to MSDEDITVGVLSLHSSKESKAILNAAEELGYDTAWLREENTAVMTEDGKVTLDPDVDVIANRLLLSSDEEPMEGAGLALTLNRVAPMLNEPTAAMTALHKFATAAALANAGVPIPDAVLALSNQRLNKERERFGERAVYKTAIGTHGGGTWMVDLNDPVNAQVGERHAFLQEFLEHDDQRHHDLRVYVVGDQVVAAMNRYAPEGEWRTNVALGGEVEDMTGRLPDQVRQMALDSADAVGLDYAGVDIVQGEDGYYVLEVNPTAGFRGLFKASGISPAPYIVQLAVERAGGSVDDAEVERLSDRLDDSRPTATPRKSTTVPPENVTIGYIEEVVVSGTRGHKTVLGKSDTGATRTSIDAELAAEIGTGPILDIVKIKSGSVKSGRSRPVVDLVVGIGGTQHTVTASVEDRSHMDYPLLLGRDILKHYQVDVNRRIDDEYDTDAEEEEQAEE; encoded by the coding sequence ATGAGCGACGAAGACATCACCGTCGGCGTGTTGAGCCTCCACTCCAGCAAGGAATCGAAGGCGATTCTGAACGCCGCGGAGGAACTTGGCTACGACACGGCGTGGCTCCGCGAGGAGAACACCGCCGTTATGACCGAGGACGGCAAAGTTACCCTCGACCCCGACGTCGACGTTATCGCGAACCGTCTGCTGCTCTCCAGCGACGAGGAACCGATGGAAGGCGCGGGCCTCGCGCTGACCCTCAACCGCGTCGCCCCGATGCTGAACGAACCGACCGCGGCGATGACCGCGCTGCATAAATTCGCCACGGCGGCGGCGCTGGCGAACGCTGGCGTACCGATTCCCGACGCCGTGCTGGCGCTGTCGAACCAGCGCCTCAACAAGGAGCGTGAACGCTTCGGCGAGCGAGCGGTCTACAAGACGGCTATCGGGACACACGGCGGCGGGACGTGGATGGTCGACCTGAACGACCCGGTGAACGCCCAGGTCGGCGAGCGTCACGCCTTCCTCCAAGAGTTCCTCGAACACGACGACCAGCGACACCACGACCTGCGGGTGTACGTCGTCGGCGACCAAGTCGTCGCGGCGATGAACCGCTACGCCCCCGAAGGCGAGTGGCGGACCAACGTCGCTCTCGGCGGGGAAGTCGAAGACATGACCGGCCGCCTGCCCGACCAGGTCCGACAGATGGCCCTCGATTCCGCTGACGCTGTCGGCCTCGACTACGCCGGCGTCGACATCGTGCAGGGCGAGGACGGCTACTACGTTCTCGAAGTCAACCCGACCGCCGGGTTCCGGGGCCTGTTCAAAGCCAGCGGTATCAGCCCCGCGCCCTACATCGTCCAACTGGCCGTCGAACGCGCGGGCGGGAGCGTCGACGACGCCGAAGTCGAACGCCTCTCGGACCGTCTCGACGACTCGCGACCCACCGCGACGCCGCGGAAATCGACGACCGTCCCGCCGGAGAACGTCACCATCGGCTACATCGAGGAAGTCGTCGTCTCGGGGACGCGCGGGCACAAGACGGTCCTGGGGAAGTCAGACACCGGGGCCACCCGAACCAGCATCGACGCGGAACTCGCGGCCGAAATCGGAACCGGCCCGATTCTGGACATCGTGAAGATAAAGTCAGGGAGCGTGAAATCGGGCCGCTCGCGCCCGGTCGTGGACCTCGTCGTCGGTATCGGTGGGACGCAACACACCGTCACCGCGAGCGTCGAAGACCGCTCGCACATGGACTACCCGCTCTTGCTCGGTCGGGACATCCTCAAACACTATCAGGTCGACGTGAACCGCCGCATCGACGACGAGTACGACACGGACGCAGAAGAGGAAGAGCAGGCCGAAGAATAG
- a CDS encoding CDGSH iron-sulfur domain-containing protein has product MEEDIHHYDGEDVDVTFDSNRCIHVRECVEGLPAVFDTSKRPWVDPNEASPDAVADVVERCPTGALHYERADGTPEPVPDRNTVTATAQGPVYVRGDATVTDEEGETLLEDTRLALCRCGHSMNKPLCDNSHARVFDAVGVEWRPDDVSADDDAATAAAGTQADELTITATEDGPFRLDGPFDLVSGSGRESRTEAWLCRCGGSANKPFCDGTHAEIGFDSE; this is encoded by the coding sequence ATGGAGGAGGACATCCACCACTACGACGGCGAGGACGTCGACGTGACGTTCGACTCGAACCGCTGTATCCACGTCAGGGAGTGCGTTGAGGGCCTGCCCGCCGTCTTCGACACCTCGAAACGTCCGTGGGTCGACCCCAACGAGGCGTCGCCCGACGCCGTGGCCGACGTGGTCGAGCGCTGTCCCACTGGGGCGCTCCACTACGAACGCGCGGACGGGACACCAGAGCCAGTTCCCGACCGGAACACCGTCACCGCGACGGCGCAGGGTCCCGTGTACGTCCGGGGCGACGCGACGGTGACCGACGAAGAGGGCGAGACGCTGCTCGAAGATACACGGCTTGCGCTGTGTCGGTGCGGCCACTCGATGAACAAACCGCTCTGTGACAACAGTCACGCCCGCGTCTTCGACGCCGTCGGGGTGGAGTGGCGGCCGGACGACGTGAGCGCCGATGACGACGCAGCGACGGCGGCCGCCGGGACCCAAGCCGACGAACTCACCATCACCGCGACGGAAGACGGCCCCTTCCGCTTGGACGGACCCTTCGACCTCGTCTCGGGGAGCGGCCGGGAGTCGAGAACCGAGGCATGGCTTTGTCGCTGTGGCGGTTCGGCGAACAAACCCTTCTGTGACGGCACGCACGCCGAAATCGGATTCGACTCCGAGTGA
- a CDS encoding HalOD1 output domain-containing protein has translation MKKTDSTPPSVLVVDAIAEVEGVEPIDLDFVLEDQIDTEALDDLFAHDSPPKTVEFNVGSHHVIVTDDAVRVDGRATLERA, from the coding sequence GTGAAGAAAACGGATTCGACGCCGCCGTCGGTGCTCGTCGTCGACGCAATCGCGGAAGTCGAGGGCGTCGAACCGATAGACCTCGATTTCGTCTTGGAGGACCAAATCGACACCGAGGCACTGGACGACTTGTTCGCCCACGACAGCCCACCGAAAACCGTCGAGTTCAACGTCGGAAGCCACCACGTCATCGTCACCGATGACGCGGTGCGCGTCGACGGTCGGGCGACGCTGGAACGCGCCTGA
- a CDS encoding succinylglutamate desuccinylase/aspartoacylase family protein, whose product MNEDEPFTYDGGRVDPGETQNVRYTVSETYMGDPVRMPVTIVNGERPGPTGFLSAAAHGDELNGIEVVREVAHEWDHTELAGTLVCLPVLNVPAFLAQERYLPIYDRDLNRSFPGNPDSTSAKRMAHRIFRNFLEPCDFGLDFHTSTRGRTNMLHVRADMDDEPVARVANAFASNVIISSEGPSGSLRREVSAADAPTITIEMGEAHRFQRPLIDSALESVRSVLAEFEMLPSEVVQWPGWRTVIDNSDEKTWIRADAGGLVDMHHERGALVYEDDIICTIANPFKTEDTTVRAPFTGLLVGVLENPLVYPGNPLCHLVRLDNRTRRALERSQEFPGDGGVGSPP is encoded by the coding sequence ATGAACGAGGACGAACCGTTCACCTACGACGGTGGACGGGTAGACCCGGGCGAGACGCAGAACGTCCGGTACACGGTGAGCGAGACGTATATGGGCGACCCGGTCCGGATGCCGGTCACCATCGTCAACGGTGAGCGGCCGGGACCGACGGGGTTTCTCTCGGCGGCGGCGCACGGCGACGAACTGAACGGCATCGAAGTCGTTCGGGAGGTGGCCCACGAGTGGGACCACACCGAACTGGCCGGGACGCTGGTCTGTCTCCCGGTGTTGAACGTGCCCGCGTTCCTGGCACAGGAGCGGTATCTCCCCATCTACGACCGCGACCTCAACCGCTCGTTCCCGGGGAACCCGGACTCGACGAGCGCGAAGCGGATGGCCCACCGCATCTTCCGGAACTTCCTGGAACCCTGTGACTTCGGCCTGGACTTCCACACGTCGACGCGCGGTCGGACGAACATGCTCCACGTCAGGGCCGACATGGACGACGAACCGGTGGCCCGCGTCGCCAACGCCTTCGCCTCGAACGTCATCATCTCGTCGGAGGGGCCCAGCGGGTCACTCAGGCGAGAGGTCAGCGCCGCGGACGCGCCGACAATCACCATCGAGATGGGCGAAGCCCACCGGTTCCAGCGACCGCTCATCGACAGCGCGCTCGAAAGCGTCCGGTCGGTACTGGCGGAGTTCGAGATGCTGCCGTCGGAAGTCGTCCAGTGGCCGGGGTGGCGCACCGTCATCGACAACAGCGACGAGAAAACGTGGATTCGCGCCGACGCTGGCGGCCTCGTGGACATGCATCACGAACGCGGTGCGCTCGTCTACGAGGACGACATCATCTGCACCATCGCGAACCCGTTCAAAACGGAGGACACCACGGTCAGGGCTCCCTTCACGGGGTTGCTCGTCGGCGTATTGGAGAACCCGCTCGTCTATCCCGGCAACCCGCTCTGTCACCTCGTGCGCCTCGATAACCGGACGCGGCGGGCGCTCGAACGGAGTCAGGAGTTCCCCGGCGACGGGGGCGTCGGTTCGCCGCCGTAA